In one Corallococcus sp. EGB genomic region, the following are encoded:
- a CDS encoding YtxH domain-containing protein — protein sequence MFRAKKATWQAKALAKSKLYRRFLAHQLLDQLPEYADKAGKVARKSWDRFDPDDALRYVGLTTYKPARTGFGGLGAFLLGAAAGSVVALLLAPSRGTELRSTVKDKAMGYINKQGVNVGGEKTASA from the coding sequence ATGTTCAGAGCGAAGAAGGCGACGTGGCAGGCAAAGGCATTGGCCAAGAGCAAGCTGTACCGTCGGTTCCTGGCGCATCAGCTGCTCGACCAGCTCCCCGAGTACGCCGACAAGGCCGGCAAGGTGGCCCGGAAGTCCTGGGACAGGTTCGACCCGGACGACGCGCTGCGCTATGTGGGATTGACGACGTACAAGCCGGCGCGCACGGGTTTCGGAGGCCTGGGGGCGTTCCTGCTGGGCGCCGCGGCGGGCAGCGTGGTGGCCCTGCTCCTGGCCCCGAGCCGCGGCACGGAGCTGCGCTCCACCGTCAAGGACAAGGCGATGGGCTACATCAACAAGCAGGGCGTGAACGTCGGCGGTGAGAAGACCGCGAGCGCCTGA
- a CDS encoding enoyl-CoA hydratase-related protein yields MPEFKVEARGAIEIWTIDGESRRNAISRAMHQELDALVSRVSSSRAVRAVIITGAGDKAFCAGADLKERTTMSEDEVRAFLNGLRVTLRSIERSDCVFIAAINGAAFGGGTELALACDLRVASPATEMGLTEVKLGIIPGGGGTQRLARLIGPGRAKDLILTARRVNAAEAFTIGLVNRLAPEGHLLEVAFQLAEAVVENAPVAVATAKHAIDEGTGLELDDALALELKKYEEVLKTEDRLEGLRAFAEKRPPVYKGR; encoded by the coding sequence ATGCCGGAGTTCAAGGTCGAGGCCCGAGGGGCCATCGAGATCTGGACCATCGACGGGGAGAGCCGCCGCAACGCCATCAGCCGCGCGATGCACCAGGAGCTGGACGCGCTCGTCTCCCGCGTGTCCTCCAGCCGCGCCGTGCGCGCCGTCATCATCACCGGCGCGGGCGACAAGGCCTTCTGCGCGGGCGCGGACCTGAAGGAGCGCACCACCATGTCGGAGGACGAGGTGCGCGCCTTCCTCAACGGCCTGCGCGTCACCCTGCGCTCCATCGAGCGGAGCGACTGCGTCTTCATCGCCGCCATCAACGGCGCGGCCTTCGGCGGTGGCACGGAGCTGGCCCTGGCGTGCGACCTGCGCGTCGCCTCGCCCGCCACGGAGATGGGCCTCACGGAGGTGAAGCTGGGCATCATCCCCGGCGGTGGCGGCACGCAGCGGCTGGCCCGGCTGATTGGCCCCGGGCGCGCCAAGGACCTCATCCTCACCGCCCGGCGCGTCAACGCGGCGGAGGCCTTCACCATCGGCCTGGTGAACCGGCTGGCTCCGGAAGGGCACCTGCTGGAGGTCGCCTTCCAGCTCGCGGAGGCCGTGGTGGAGAACGCCCCCGTGGCCGTGGCCACCGCCAAGCACGCCATCGACGAGGGCACCGGCCTGGAACTGGACGACGCGCTGGCGCTGGAGCTCAAGAAGTACGAGGAGGTGCTCAAGACGGAGGACCGGCTGGAAGGGCTCCGCGCCTTCGCGGAGAAGCGTCCCCCTGTCTATAAAGGCCGCTAG
- a CDS encoding TIM44-like domain-containing protein, whose protein sequence is MPSCSTTKRPWRWLPGLLTVSALLVAALPLVALARGGGGEHYTSGRDRGGGGGSGDGLPLWLIFDLIRLIFLYPKVTVPLLVIGGGAYWLYKRNLHPDATTRRALDQREAEVRTEVSGRDVQGWVNALKLKDPSFELEPTLQKVRWLFLELQKAWFRRDMTPVRPFLSDATWQRFNVQLALMQAQGVRDALADMKVLDVQLIGLHQTEWYDSIHVRVRASIRDTDVPADQTDAQAMAAASRVAPETFTEVWTFVRKPGAQTRIGEDLFQGKCPNCGAPYKGGASNTCEFCNAVVNSGNYDWTLSEITQGVEYVRHHKQVDGLMQAREEDPALNLEMLEDRASLLFWKWIDAQSRNEPQRLSKVANADAITKLSAELGQLAKQNRRRVFLECAVGAVDVRALEVHPESFDAAQVEIRWSARMGVGPVNEKPPSLPTVPQRWVFTLLRRHGARTNTDTGMSTDRCPQCNAPTTNSAANTCEFCGTVLGNGERDWVLASALPFESWNVQHAQSSARNAVRYQEVRRAQRGTVAPAPTGDASGGPGDGDRVVMDVKERERLLYMMAAIAAADGEVSAAERRLLKLCSERWSVSWANVEMALNAGPQLFERLVPRGSPEAEVFLRHIVEMALVDGRIDRKERRMLEIAAQHLGLEERLAVLLGDH, encoded by the coding sequence ATGCCTTCGTGCTCAACGACGAAACGCCCGTGGCGGTGGCTGCCGGGGCTGCTCACCGTCTCCGCCCTGCTCGTGGCCGCCCTGCCGCTCGTGGCCCTGGCGCGCGGCGGTGGCGGCGAGCACTACACGTCCGGCCGCGACCGCGGTGGCGGCGGAGGGAGCGGCGACGGCCTGCCCCTCTGGCTGATCTTCGACCTCATCCGCCTCATCTTCCTCTACCCGAAGGTGACCGTCCCGCTGCTCGTCATCGGCGGAGGCGCCTACTGGCTCTACAAGCGCAACCTGCACCCGGACGCGACCACCCGGCGCGCGTTGGATCAGCGCGAGGCGGAGGTGCGCACGGAGGTGTCCGGCCGCGACGTGCAGGGCTGGGTGAACGCGCTGAAGCTCAAGGACCCGTCCTTCGAATTGGAGCCCACGCTGCAGAAGGTGCGCTGGCTCTTCCTCGAGCTGCAGAAGGCGTGGTTCCGCCGGGACATGACGCCGGTGCGCCCCTTCCTGTCGGACGCGACGTGGCAGCGCTTCAACGTGCAGCTGGCGCTGATGCAGGCGCAGGGCGTGCGCGACGCGCTCGCGGACATGAAGGTGCTGGACGTGCAGCTCATCGGCCTGCACCAGACCGAGTGGTACGACAGCATCCACGTGCGGGTGCGCGCCAGCATCCGGGACACGGACGTGCCCGCGGACCAGACGGACGCGCAGGCCATGGCCGCCGCCAGCCGCGTGGCCCCGGAGACGTTCACGGAGGTGTGGACCTTCGTGCGCAAGCCCGGCGCGCAGACGCGCATCGGCGAGGATCTGTTCCAGGGCAAGTGCCCCAACTGCGGCGCGCCCTACAAGGGCGGCGCATCCAACACCTGCGAGTTCTGCAACGCGGTGGTGAACTCCGGCAACTACGACTGGACGCTCTCTGAAATCACGCAGGGCGTGGAGTACGTGCGCCACCACAAGCAGGTGGACGGCCTGATGCAGGCGCGCGAGGAGGACCCGGCGCTCAACCTCGAGATGCTGGAGGACCGCGCGTCACTGCTGTTCTGGAAGTGGATCGACGCGCAGAGCCGCAACGAGCCGCAGCGCCTGTCCAAGGTGGCCAACGCGGACGCCATCACGAAGCTGAGCGCGGAGCTGGGCCAGCTGGCGAAGCAGAACCGCCGTCGCGTCTTCCTGGAGTGCGCCGTGGGCGCGGTGGACGTGCGCGCGCTGGAGGTGCACCCGGAGTCCTTCGACGCGGCGCAGGTTGAAATCCGCTGGAGCGCCCGCATGGGCGTGGGCCCGGTGAACGAGAAGCCGCCGAGCCTGCCCACCGTGCCGCAGCGCTGGGTCTTCACGCTGCTGCGCCGCCACGGCGCCAGGACGAACACGGACACCGGTATGTCCACGGACCGCTGCCCGCAGTGCAACGCGCCCACCACCAACAGCGCGGCCAACACCTGCGAGTTCTGCGGCACGGTCCTGGGCAACGGCGAGCGCGACTGGGTGCTCGCGTCCGCCCTCCCCTTCGAGTCCTGGAACGTCCAGCACGCGCAGAGCTCGGCCCGGAACGCGGTCCGCTACCAGGAGGTCCGCCGGGCCCAGCGTGGCACCGTCGCGCCCGCTCCCACGGGGGACGCCAGCGGCGGCCCGGGTGATGGCGACCGCGTGGTGATGGACGTGAAGGAGCGCGAGCGGCTGCTCTACATGATGGCGGCCATCGCCGCAGCGGACGGCGAGGTGTCCGCCGCCGAGCGCCGCCTGCTCAAGCTGTGCTCGGAGCGCTGGAGCGTGTCGTGGGCCAACGTGGAGATGGCCCTCAACGCCGGGCCCCAGCTCTTCGAGCGCCTGGTGCCGCGCGGCAGCCCGGAGGCGGAGGTGTTCCTGCGCCACATCGTGGAGATGGCCCTGGTGGACGGCCGCATCGACCGCAAGGAGCGCCGCATGCTGGAGATCGCCGCCCAGCACCTGGGCCTGGAGGAGCGGCTGGCCGTGCTGCTGGGGGACCACTGA
- a CDS encoding hydroxymethylglutaryl-CoA lyase, with product MDPKETTRTRVGLLGQLPRKVDVYEVGPRDGLQNELRTLPTRDKARLINALVAAGERRIEVTSFVSPKWIPQLADAEEVLKLVGRRPGVVFSALVPNLKGLERAQAAGLEEAAVFISASEAHSKKNINKTIAEALAGAKEVTSAARKAGMRVRGYLSTVWGCPYEGHVPVERVVDICRQLVDAGIYQLSLGDTIGVGTPRQTEEILAALLQHMPVDTLALHLHDTRGTALANALVGLSAGVTTFDASIGGLGGCPYAPGAAGNLATEDAVFMLHGMGVDTGINLDKLVEAGEIAQELIGRKLAGKYLQAALGERDKKATRRAQT from the coding sequence GTGGATCCGAAAGAGACAACGCGAACGCGGGTCGGCCTGCTGGGGCAACTGCCCCGCAAGGTCGACGTGTACGAGGTCGGCCCCCGCGACGGCCTGCAGAACGAGCTCCGCACGCTGCCCACCCGCGACAAGGCGCGCCTCATCAATGCCCTGGTCGCCGCGGGGGAGAGGCGCATCGAGGTGACGTCGTTCGTGTCACCCAAGTGGATCCCCCAGCTGGCGGACGCGGAGGAGGTGCTCAAGCTGGTGGGCCGCCGCCCCGGGGTCGTCTTCTCCGCGCTGGTGCCCAACCTCAAGGGGCTGGAGCGCGCGCAGGCGGCGGGCCTGGAGGAGGCCGCGGTGTTCATCTCCGCGTCGGAGGCCCACTCCAAGAAGAACATCAACAAGACCATCGCGGAGGCGCTGGCCGGCGCGAAGGAGGTCACCTCCGCCGCCCGCAAGGCCGGCATGCGCGTGCGCGGCTACCTGTCCACCGTGTGGGGCTGCCCTTATGAAGGCCACGTCCCGGTGGAGCGCGTGGTGGACATCTGCCGTCAGCTGGTGGACGCGGGCATCTACCAGCTGAGCCTGGGCGACACCATTGGCGTGGGCACGCCCCGGCAGACGGAGGAGATCCTGGCCGCGCTGCTCCAGCACATGCCGGTGGACACGCTGGCGCTGCACCTGCACGACACGCGCGGCACCGCGCTGGCCAACGCGCTGGTGGGCCTGTCCGCGGGCGTCACCACGTTCGACGCGAGCATCGGCGGGCTGGGCGGCTGTCCCTACGCGCCGGGCGCCGCGGGCAACCTGGCCACCGAGGACGCGGTGTTCATGCTGCACGGCATGGGCGTGGACACCGGCATCAACCTGGACAAGCTGGTGGAGGCCGGGGAGATCGCCCAGGAGCTCATCGGCCGGAAGCTCGCGGGCAAGTACCTCCAGGCCGCGCTCGGCGAGCGGGACAAGAAGGCCACCCGCCGCGCGCAGACCTGA
- a CDS encoding methyltransferase domain-containing protein, whose protein sequence is MGDFFGELYLRSTLPYLSEAVTAREAEYLSRAFANVEGPVVDLGCGHGRHAARLNTGGALAGRVVGLELDPLSLRLRRPGFPAVRGDLRALPFQDASLGGAYAWYSTLFAFSDAEHVHVLREVARALRPGGRLVFQTVPYERLARSPGASFRERLPDGSLLEEESQFDATRGRDVGQRQLTLPDGRVLRAAYTLRYYPLAELKGLLESTGFSVEWVHGGLESGPMTPESTDLIVGAGRR, encoded by the coding sequence GTGGGGGACTTCTTCGGAGAGCTGTACCTGCGCAGCACGCTGCCGTACCTCTCCGAGGCGGTGACGGCCCGGGAAGCGGAGTACCTGTCCCGGGCGTTCGCGAACGTGGAGGGGCCGGTGGTGGACCTGGGCTGTGGCCACGGCCGGCACGCGGCGCGGCTCAACACCGGCGGAGCGCTCGCCGGGCGGGTGGTGGGCCTGGAACTGGATCCGCTCTCCCTGCGCCTGCGCCGCCCCGGCTTCCCCGCGGTGCGGGGCGACCTGCGAGCGCTGCCCTTCCAGGACGCGTCCCTGGGCGGGGCCTATGCCTGGTACTCGACACTCTTCGCCTTCAGCGACGCGGAGCACGTCCACGTGCTGCGCGAGGTGGCGCGGGCGCTGCGGCCCGGTGGACGCCTGGTGTTCCAGACGGTTCCCTACGAGCGCCTGGCGCGAAGTCCGGGCGCGTCGTTCCGCGAGCGGTTACCGGATGGGAGCCTGCTGGAGGAGGAGAGCCAGTTCGACGCGACGCGTGGCCGGGATGTCGGGCAGCGTCAGCTCACCTTGCCGGACGGTCGCGTGCTGCGAGCGGCGTACACGCTTCGTTACTATCCTCTTGCGGAACTGAAAGGGCTGTTGGAAAGCACGGGCTTTTCGGTGGAGTGGGTGCACGGCGGCCTGGAGTCCGGGCCGATGACACCCGAGTCGACCGACCTCATCGTGGGAGCCGGGCGCCGTTGA
- a CDS encoding aminotransferase class I/II-fold pyridoxal phosphate-dependent enzyme: protein MSPRPVLAQRVSRFGTTVFSEFSALALKHQAVNLGQGFPDFDGPDAVKEAAWKAIQGGVNQYAPGVGAKDLRNAIAEHAQRFHGHAVDPDTMVTVTSGATEAILDVILGLVDPGDEVVAFEPFYDSYDANIAFVGATPRYVPLRPPDAEHATWWFDRDEVRAAFGPKTRLLILNSPHNPTGKVFTREELEFLGNLCAEHDVKVLADEVYEHIVFAPAKHIRAATVPVLADRTVTVSSAGKSFSLTGWKIGWIIAPPPLRDAVQRAHQFVTFATASPFQAAMAVALRLPDSYFQGLAALYTSKRERLLAGLREAGLQAFSPEGSYFILADIRGYGFEDDVAFCRHLVTEVGVAGIPPSVFYGPEHRRLGQRFARFAFCKTEGVLDEAVRRLREKLPALKR from the coding sequence ATGTCCCCCCGGCCCGTGCTCGCGCAGCGCGTCTCCCGCTTCGGAACCACCGTCTTCTCCGAGTTCAGCGCGCTGGCGCTGAAGCACCAGGCCGTGAACCTGGGGCAGGGCTTCCCGGACTTCGACGGCCCGGACGCCGTCAAGGAGGCCGCGTGGAAGGCCATCCAGGGCGGCGTCAACCAGTACGCCCCCGGCGTGGGCGCCAAGGACCTGCGCAACGCCATCGCGGAGCACGCGCAGCGCTTCCACGGCCACGCCGTGGATCCGGACACCATGGTCACGGTGACCAGCGGCGCGACGGAGGCCATCCTCGACGTCATCCTGGGGCTGGTGGACCCGGGCGACGAGGTGGTGGCCTTCGAGCCGTTCTACGACTCCTACGACGCGAACATCGCCTTCGTGGGCGCCACGCCGCGCTACGTGCCGCTGCGGCCGCCGGACGCGGAGCACGCCACCTGGTGGTTCGACCGGGACGAGGTGCGCGCCGCCTTCGGACCGAAGACGCGGCTGCTCATCCTCAATTCGCCGCACAACCCCACGGGCAAGGTCTTCACGCGCGAGGAGCTGGAGTTCCTGGGCAACCTCTGCGCCGAGCACGACGTGAAGGTGCTGGCGGATGAAGTGTATGAGCACATCGTCTTCGCCCCCGCGAAGCACATCCGCGCCGCCACGGTGCCGGTGCTCGCGGACCGCACGGTGACGGTGAGCAGCGCGGGCAAGTCCTTCAGCCTGACGGGGTGGAAGATCGGCTGGATCATCGCGCCGCCGCCGCTCAGGGACGCGGTGCAGCGCGCGCACCAGTTCGTCACCTTCGCCACCGCGTCGCCGTTCCAGGCCGCCATGGCCGTGGCGCTGCGGCTGCCGGACAGCTACTTCCAGGGGCTCGCGGCGCTCTACACCTCCAAGCGGGAACGGCTGCTCGCCGGCCTGCGCGAGGCGGGGCTCCAGGCGTTCTCCCCGGAGGGCAGCTACTTCATCCTCGCGGACATCCGCGGCTACGGCTTCGAGGACGACGTCGCGTTCTGCCGGCACCTGGTGACGGAGGTGGGCGTCGCGGGCATCCCGCCCAGCGTCTTCTACGGCCCGGAGCACCGGCGCCTGGGCCAGCGCTTCGCGCGCTTCGCCTTCTGCAAGACGGAGGGCGTGCTGGACGAGGCCGTGCGCCGCCTGCGCGAGAAGCTGCCCGCCCTCAAGCGCTGA
- a CDS encoding phosphatase PAP2 family protein, whose amino-acid sequence MSIWSFSEGRVRPVASSEEALVRFRQVDLVLMVGCSVAALVCVGPARWAPHSGRNALFFLFFALGLPAVRMLEARFPRQHLLTIAGDFWLLPVSALAHGWLGPIVDWVNPLVKDAQLVAVDQRLFGFQTSVVLAHAIPPWANDVLLLCYYGHFIWPLLLGVYLYARGRGATPAFDEYLLGLGLLLGFNYAAYSLVPAVGPRYFLIGAFDGPATHGWVLTPLLESMMRTPVYTRDCFPSGHTGVALVVLFYAFRFARRFFWVMLFPGMGLIFATLAGRFHYAIDLVCAVPLVLVVTGLALGLSRAARQRAVEQGARSVPVDAIVRP is encoded by the coding sequence GTGAGCATCTGGTCATTCAGCGAGGGCCGTGTGCGGCCGGTGGCGTCGTCGGAGGAAGCGCTCGTCCGCTTCCGGCAGGTGGACCTGGTGCTGATGGTGGGCTGCTCGGTCGCCGCCCTGGTGTGCGTGGGCCCGGCCCGCTGGGCGCCGCACTCCGGGCGCAACGCGCTGTTCTTCCTCTTCTTCGCGCTGGGGCTGCCGGCGGTGCGCATGCTGGAGGCGCGCTTTCCGCGCCAGCATCTGCTCACCATCGCGGGGGACTTCTGGCTGCTGCCGGTGTCCGCGCTGGCCCACGGTTGGCTGGGGCCCATCGTGGACTGGGTGAACCCGCTGGTGAAGGACGCCCAATTGGTCGCGGTGGATCAGCGGCTCTTTGGCTTCCAGACCTCGGTGGTGCTGGCGCACGCGATTCCGCCCTGGGCCAACGACGTCCTGTTGCTCTGCTACTACGGCCACTTCATCTGGCCGCTGCTGCTGGGGGTCTACCTATACGCCCGGGGCAGGGGGGCGACGCCCGCCTTCGATGAGTACCTGCTGGGGTTGGGCCTGCTGCTGGGCTTCAACTACGCGGCGTACTCGCTGGTGCCCGCGGTGGGCCCCCGGTACTTCCTCATTGGCGCGTTCGACGGGCCGGCCACCCACGGGTGGGTCCTCACGCCGCTGCTGGAGTCCATGATGCGCACGCCGGTGTACACCCGGGATTGCTTCCCGTCCGGGCACACCGGGGTGGCGCTGGTGGTGCTCTTCTACGCGTTCCGGTTCGCCCGGCGCTTCTTCTGGGTCATGCTCTTCCCGGGCATGGGGCTCATCTTCGCGACGCTGGCGGGGCGGTTCCATTACGCCATCGACCTGGTGTGCGCGGTGCCCCTGGTGCTGGTGGTGACGGGGTTGGCGCTCGGCCTGTCCCGGGCCGCGCGGCAGCGGGCGGTGGAACAGGGCGCGCGTTCCGTGCCCGTGGACGCTATCGTCCGGCCCTGA
- a CDS encoding RND family transporter, producing the protein MSRPWQVLLAIALLTAVAGVFASRLEFRGSFVELLPEGAPEVRDLTRVSEKAGGDGYLVIMARGAAPEALKAYARDFQKRLEALPEVRYVEHHYDVAFFRRHGLLLLPTAEVASLRQDLEARVRYEKERASPLFVDLGADVAPPTFEEIAKKHTPDTALPETLANKEGTEVYLMIKPSGTAGDLEFARRFVDTVFDTGRKLAAEQYPGVTLEATGNFQNRIEEDAVMRTDLSNAGLLSALIAVGLILLATRRISALAVVGVPVMVGMVLTFAFAQGAIGHLNIVTGFLVAILIGLGIEYGVHLSMRYWEEREHHGVKESLTAAVRGTFFGAVTSAFTNAAAFFVLVLAQFHAFQQFGLLAGVGVLMAVLAAYAMGPSLLAIAERIRPFRKEGAPAGQASAPAVEAEPAPQKEWRRWPTGAIVAVALSVVGFAAYSVAIAPRLGFETNLRNLKGDSPASRLDDHITEQIGSPLNPAILAVDSLEQVREVESVIAQVKAKNGADSVFLRTASLSDLVPSDVAAHQAEMAGIRTLLDGLPRSAQEDPRVKDLREMVDAQPYGLEQLPVEARRRFEALDGKGMFLLLFPSVSNYDTQDLHRWAGQLDEVVAGAKAKGIDLAVLDSNRIAARIFSLVRGDGPFILWSAAVVVFLVILASLRSLKRALLVAGPLFLGMTCLAGGMYLFDVQLNFINAVVLPNLLAIAVDNSVHLYHRYEEEGPGSLGRVVRSTGFAAVVATLSNAAGYGALLVANHQGLRSIGQIALLGVVSTFLGTTVFFPAMLALLERWKGRRSAEVAPESGAVVRSLNLGAVGEQPAESPGERKSA; encoded by the coding sequence ATGTCGCGCCCCTGGCAGGTGTTGCTCGCCATCGCCCTTTTGACGGCCGTCGCGGGTGTGTTCGCGTCCCGTCTGGAGTTCCGCGGCTCGTTCGTGGAGCTGCTCCCGGAGGGCGCCCCGGAGGTCCGGGATCTGACACGCGTGTCAGAGAAGGCGGGCGGGGACGGCTACCTGGTCATCATGGCCAGGGGAGCGGCGCCGGAGGCCCTCAAGGCCTACGCCCGGGACTTCCAGAAGCGCCTGGAGGCGCTGCCGGAGGTCCGCTACGTCGAACACCACTATGACGTGGCGTTCTTCCGCCGCCACGGCCTGCTCCTGCTGCCCACGGCGGAGGTCGCCTCGCTGCGTCAGGACCTGGAGGCCCGCGTCCGCTACGAGAAGGAGCGCGCGAGCCCCCTCTTCGTGGACCTGGGCGCGGACGTGGCGCCGCCCACCTTCGAGGAGATCGCGAAGAAGCACACCCCGGACACGGCGCTGCCGGAGACGCTGGCGAACAAGGAGGGCACGGAGGTCTACCTGATGATCAAGCCGTCGGGGACGGCGGGGGACCTGGAGTTCGCGCGCCGCTTCGTGGACACGGTGTTCGACACCGGCCGCAAGCTCGCGGCGGAGCAGTACCCGGGCGTGACGCTGGAGGCGACGGGCAACTTCCAGAACCGCATCGAAGAGGACGCGGTGATGCGCACCGACCTGTCCAACGCGGGCCTGTTGTCCGCGCTCATTGCCGTAGGGCTGATCCTCCTGGCCACCCGGCGCATCTCCGCGCTGGCGGTGGTGGGCGTGCCGGTGATGGTGGGCATGGTGCTGACGTTCGCGTTCGCGCAGGGCGCCATCGGGCACCTCAACATCGTGACGGGCTTCCTCGTCGCCATCCTCATCGGCCTGGGCATCGAGTACGGCGTCCACCTGTCCATGCGCTACTGGGAGGAGCGCGAGCACCACGGCGTGAAGGAGTCGCTGACGGCGGCGGTGCGAGGCACCTTCTTCGGGGCGGTCACGTCCGCCTTCACCAACGCGGCGGCGTTCTTCGTGCTGGTGCTGGCGCAGTTCCACGCCTTCCAGCAGTTCGGCCTGCTCGCGGGCGTGGGCGTGCTGATGGCGGTGCTGGCCGCGTACGCGATGGGGCCGTCGCTGCTCGCCATCGCGGAGCGCATCCGCCCGTTCCGCAAGGAGGGCGCACCCGCTGGCCAGGCCTCCGCGCCCGCCGTGGAGGCGGAGCCGGCTCCGCAGAAGGAGTGGCGGCGCTGGCCCACGGGCGCCATCGTCGCGGTGGCGCTGTCGGTGGTGGGCTTCGCGGCGTACTCGGTGGCCATCGCGCCCCGGCTGGGGTTCGAGACCAACCTGCGCAACCTGAAGGGTGACTCGCCGGCGTCGCGGCTGGACGACCACATCACCGAGCAGATCGGCTCGCCGCTCAACCCGGCCATCCTCGCCGTGGACAGCCTGGAGCAGGTCCGCGAGGTGGAGTCCGTCATCGCCCAGGTGAAGGCGAAGAACGGTGCCGACTCCGTGTTCCTGCGCACCGCGTCGCTGAGCGACCTGGTGCCGTCCGACGTGGCGGCCCACCAGGCGGAGATGGCCGGCATCCGGACGCTGCTGGACGGGCTGCCCAGGTCCGCCCAGGAGGATCCGCGGGTGAAGGACCTGCGGGAGATGGTGGACGCGCAGCCCTACGGCCTGGAGCAGCTGCCGGTGGAGGCGCGCCGCCGCTTCGAGGCGCTGGACGGCAAGGGGATGTTCCTCCTGCTGTTCCCGTCCGTGTCCAACTACGACACCCAGGACCTGCACCGCTGGGCGGGGCAGCTGGACGAGGTGGTCGCCGGGGCGAAGGCGAAGGGCATCGACCTGGCGGTCCTGGACAGCAACCGCATCGCGGCGCGCATCTTCTCCCTGGTCCGGGGGGATGGGCCGTTCATCCTCTGGTCCGCGGCGGTGGTGGTGTTCCTGGTCATCCTGGCCAGCCTGCGCAGCCTGAAGCGCGCGCTGCTGGTGGCGGGCCCGCTGTTCCTGGGCATGACGTGCCTGGCGGGCGGGATGTACCTGTTTGACGTCCAGCTCAACTTCATCAACGCGGTGGTGCTGCCCAACCTGCTGGCCATCGCCGTCGACAACTCCGTCCACCTGTACCACCGGTACGAGGAGGAGGGCCCCGGGTCGCTGGGCCGGGTGGTGCGCAGCACCGGCTTCGCGGCGGTGGTGGCGACCCTGTCCAACGCGGCGGGCTACGGAGCGCTCCTCGTGGCGAACCATCAGGGTCTGCGCAGCATCGGACAGATTGCGCTGCTGGGGGTCGTGAGCACCTTCCTGGGAACGACAGTCTTCTTCCCGGCCATGCTGGCGCTGCTGGAGCGGTGGAAGGGGCGGCGGTCCGCGGAGGTGGCGCCGGAGTCGGGCGCGGTGGTGCGGAGCCTCAATCTCGGGGCGGTCGGCGAGCAGCCGGCCGAATCGCCGGGGGAGCGCAAATCGGCGTGA